The DNA region CCGCAAACGCCACCGGACACAGCGCAGGTGGCACGAGCGCTCGAGGGACCACAGTGAGCACCTCTAGCGGTCGCGCTAGCGGTGGCcatggcggcggaggtggactgctgcagcggttTGGCGCTGCCTATTCTCCGTCATCTTCGTCGGCATCCTTCGCCCATGCCGGCGCCTCGCGTACGAGTtccacgacggcggtggagctgctgcggcgactgcGCGCCAACACAGGGGCGTGATGGGGAGAAGCGTGGGTGGGCCTGCGTgtacgctgccgctggcacgtACAGCATACACGTACCTAGCCAAACGGAGGCCGAGTTTACCGCGAGCAACGTGCAGCGCGTAGCGCGTGAGCACACGCCCGCTCGCTTGGGTAGCGTGTTGAGAGTTGTTCAAGTGGTGAGACGAGTTGGTTGCGGGAAGGAGAGGGTTTGGGACTCCGTCGATGACCGCAGCTAGCCTGTaacggcggccgccacctttcgaccttcctccccctgcctcctgcctttctctctcgtcctttGTGACtatgcccccctcctccctcccaacatcatcgctgcctcttcctccccatCTCTCCTATCTCTCCGCCGGACCACTACCACAGGCTTTCATCCTTCCTCACCTCAGGGCGCACCGCAgcgagacacacgcacacgcacgcataggCGTACACCACTCGATAGACTTGCATCAAGACACATCCGCGTACCCCACACAAGGCGTGCATCACTgaaactgctgctgcgggcggTGTGGGCGAGGAGAGGACCACAAGCGCGTCGATCCGCGGTAGCAGTGCTGTGTGCATCCGCCTTTCGTGTTGCCGACCAGGCGGACTTCCTCTTCATCGtagcacacacgcacgcatgcaggaGCAGTATGTGCGCAAGGCGTGTGTGACCATTGCTAGCCAGATCATCCTTGTGACGGCTGGCGATGGCACCAAGCACGCGAACACCACCACaggcaacaacagcagcagggtgatggcggcgacgcgcatGGCTACCACTCACCCTTCAGCGACATCAGCGGAGACCAAGGCTGTCACTGGTCTTGATGATCTGCAACGTGCCTgcgacgcggtggtgcggcacGCCATGACGCTCTATCGGCTGTGTCGCCGCCCCGGTGGAAGCACCATCGACATCGTCTCCGTTGGCAcaagcagcggtggcagcggctccgGGGCGGCGAGTGCAACCGAGGAGGCCGCGTATTGCGTCTGCGCGGCAGTCATGGCGCTGGAGCCGAATCTGTGGGGGTCTCTGGTGCGACGagcacagctgctgcgcccacGCAAACCAAGCTTTCTCTTCGTCGCCCCTGTCGCCGTTCCACCGGTCGTGGTGAAGGACGTGGTGCGTTTTTTTGGGCGGAGCCGCCATCTGATGCGTTCCACCGCAGCACCTACAGTGCTCACAGGTGGCACCCCCACTAGGGCAGACGCAAACACTGGCGCTGCAACGTTGTCCTTGGCTTGCACAGGGGTGGCAAGGGCACCCGCACCAGCCACTTCCGCATCCGCTTCGCCTtttgccaccaccagcactGCAGCCACCTTTGGACTGCCGGCCCGGCAGGCGGAGGCTGTTGCTGCATGTTTCTTCTTCAAGACCATGTCGACAGCGGAGAGACTGCGACGTCGTGACGTCTTTGAGGTGCACGTTCGGCTACCCGATGCAAGTCGCGCTGTGGGGGCGTCGGCCGACGCCAATACGctcaccacagcagcagcactcgccagcgctgcggtggGCGCGCCTGCCGTGGATGAAAGGGATGGTGTCATCGCGTCGTCTTCTCTGAGAAAGCTCACCGGTGCGGTAACAGCTGCCACGGCTGCGAGCGCGCAGGAGCCGACTGCAGACCCCGGGAAAGGAGGGCGTCGGTCCGGGCTTCGAGCAATGGCAcggggcgctgctgctccgggTGACACCGATCGCTCCTTGCACACACGTCCGACACGATCAGCGGCttcactgctgctgtcgcactTGTCTGCTACATCGATGCTCTTCAACGACGGTTTGGGTGGCTGGGGTGGCCAGCAGGTAGCTGGCAGCACTCACACGAATCCCTTGCCGCTCTCGAGTACGCGCAGACCCGGTTGCGTGGACGGCGCTGAGGATGACGCCGGGGTCGGTGGCTGGCCAAGCGGGATCAGCAGTGGGAGCAGCTCGCAGAGTCGGGGCTCGAGCCCAGGCGACGGAGACATCGGCGCGGGAAAGGCCCAGGGTCGCCATCCGTTGGCCGTCAAGGGCGATTCTGCACATAACCAGCAAGCGGCCGACACCGTTGCCGTGCTTACGCGACTGTACGCGTTGGCACTATCGGCAGAGGACCCAGCCGCCGATTTGCCTCTGAATACCGAGGCcgccacacagcagcagcagcagagcagtGGTGGCAGCGACCAACATCGTGTCGGCGATGCGGCCGCCTTGTCCATGGGCACTCACACCCTCTTCTCAGCTGCTGTCCCCCCAGCCATGCTCTCGTCGGACAGCGGGCTGAATCTTGTTGCACTCGGCGCCTCCGTCACGCACGCATGTGATGCGCTGCACTGGGGTCGGCTCCAGATGCTGGTGCGGTACCCGCTACTGTTTCGGACCATTCCAGCTCCTGCCGAGGCGAGCACCACTGTCGCGCTCgcaggcggtggtgaggcactcacggtggaggcgatggcaCGCATGAGTGGCACCTTAGGTAgcgcgtgcaccgccgccaccgtcttCTCGCCGGCTTCAGAAACGCCGCCTGACTCGATTGCACGCAACTGCGACGGGACGCCTTCCCcctctgcttctcttctcgCCTACATGTCGTCTGTGTACGGTGCTGCCGACTCCATCTTCAGCccggcgcgtctgcgcacgtcatggccgccgctgctcttgccTCCTTCACCGAGCCGCGTCACGGATGGCTTCTTGTTTGCTCGGCTGCTGATCTGCAGTGCGTGGCTGCTCGTCTACGCTGACGGTCTCTTTggcagcgacgacaacgCAGCGAATGTGGAACCGACCCAGTCTGCCAGTAGCGGCAgaggccgcggtggcggcgtctGGCCACGAGTACGCCCCACCCCAGCCGTGCAGGCCATCGTTGCCTACTGCGTTGCGGTCGTGCGTGAGGCTCGTGAGATGAGCGCCGGCGtgaccgccgctgcccgctcAGGTCACGGCCGCCTCAATGGCACTGTTTGTTGCCCCGTGTGCGATGACCTGGTCAAGGAGAAGCAGCCGGTGCTGTGGTGGTCAACGCTGTGTGATGACCGCGCTTCATGGCGAGCGCAAGTTCGCTCTGTGCTggagaacagcagcaccaacggCGATGAGGCGGAGATTGCGGCGGCTCTGACCGATCATCTCTCCTGCGAAGgacgcggccgccggtgTGCGACACCGTTGCTGAGTGGGTCTGAAGGGGCGCCGTGCCGAGTaaccgcgctgcagcagcgatgggGGGCGTACATAATGCGGGCCGATACTTCGGCGACCGATTaccgctccaccgcctccacttCTGTCACACGCCGTGGCGCAGAAGCTAAATCCGTTAGGGTTGACGCTGTGGAGGCTGATGCGGACTTGCGAacgggcggcgccgccgctgacgcgcGTGGCACGGCTGGTGACAGCGCGAAAGAGGTggcagcgtcagcggaggcgctgtGGACGGCGCTCACGCAGCGCATCGCAGCCGCCACAGACTTCTGTGTCTTTCTCTCGGCGCACCCGACCGAGTCCGCCACTTTTGATtcgcctgcggcagcgtcagtgACCAGTGGCCGCCCGAAGCGTCCTCGAGCCGAGTacgacgaggacgcggcATCCCGAACTTTTCTCCGCCATCGGCGGCAGGATAAGCACCACCGTGGTGAGCACGCAGTCGGCTctgacgacagcggcgacggcgagtgGAGCGATGGAGACGGCACTCGAGCCGACAAAGCCTCGCGTGCCGGCGTCGCGCTGCGGGGGAGCCGAcacgccgtcgaggaggccgaggagTGGAGCCGGCTGCTCTGCCGGTGCGGCTGGGCAAACGCGGCCCCACCCTCTGGTGCGACCTCCCCGCGCGTGTACGAGGAGTGGGCATTGTCATTGTTTTTGCCGTCTGCCATCCCAACACCTCAGCAGGCGGCCACGCTGCGTCGCCGACTCTCGCGCTACAGCCTCGAGGAAGTTGTGCGTAAGCTAGTGCTTGGCCGTGGAGGCAGCTGGGATCGCTATGCGCGGCTACTGTTTGGCGACGACGTGCGCACCGATGCCACCGCATCACCGCTCTGCCCACCGCCAGCCATGGAGGtaggtgctgctgccacgaACGACGCTCCTGCGCAGCCGATGGCACAACCACCAGAGTCACATTCCCCTCCGCGGCCGAGggcgccgtctctctcgctaCTAGAAGAGCCAGTGCCAGACGCGGAAGGCGTGTACGtaccacacacgcatgtgAACCCGCGTGCTACGCAGCTATCGCCTCCCCCGCGGCAGCTGATAGCCGCAGCGCAATCAACTCCGCACTGTTCTTCAGGCTTCGCGCTATCCCCACCGTTGTCCTCCGACGCAGCCCCTGCCAACGCTGACGCCGACGCGAACCACGCCGTTGCTGCGGAGCGGTGGGCAGCAACGCCAGTCGGTAAGGGAAAGGTGCCGTCCATCCCGCTGCTCGTCTCGCCGCtgacgcggcagcaccagaTGAGGGCTGCTttgggtgctgctgctgcaccaccaccaccgctgccgtcgccggcagaTGCGGTTGATCGCGCGACAAGCGTGGAGCCCGAGTGCGTTTCCGAGGCAGACGCGGCACCTGCGCGGCAGAAGGATGCATCGGCGAggatgtctctctctgtgcctcTAGAGCAGCTTCGTGCTCAGCAAGCTGCCTTGTACGACCTGCTGCGTTTCCGACCACGCCTGCCGCCGTTGCGAGAGGAggacgccgtgctggagtGCGCCTCGTGCTTCTCGCTCTTTCACCAGGAGTGCATcgcgccggtgcagcggaACTTTATGGGGCAGACATTCCTGTGCCACACATGCCGATTGCGGTGGGCGCGGCCCTACGCAGCAGGATGTGGGCTCGTGCACCAAGCACCAGAGCAACACCACGACCCTGAGGTGGCAGGTAGCCGCTGTGCAGCTGATCGGCCTTGAAGCTTTGGTGAGGGTGGGAGGCACCGCTCGCGATGCTTCGTGAAGCGACGCGCTTCACTGAGCGTTGTCCTGCAGCGCAGAGATGCGTCTGCGGTGCCTCACTTGCCTTTTCACACACGCGctgagacacacacgcacacagacgccaGTTCTGCTGATTTGCTTCGCGGCCCCTCCCGGTTTCCCACTGCTGCAGTCCCGCCATCAAACGTCCTGCCCGATTTCTTCGGCTCTCTCGCACTATTTCTTGCCATTTTGGacccgtgtgtgtgtgtgtgtgtccgcaCATGTGCTTGGTGGCACGCCTAGTTTCGATGGGCAGTCCACACAGCTGCACCCTCCGTCACGCACAACGTCTGCCATACATGCGCGTCCCTGTGGATTAGTGTCATAATTCACCGGCGCGCTGCTAGCAGCCGGCACCCGGCCtacacgcagacacagacacgcccGTGCCTTCGCCACGCACGCATTGCGGCTCACTGCTGTTCTAGACGCCCCGACTGCATCTCTCACGGcacaaatacacacacacacacacacaaacacacacacacacgcacacacgttgACTGCTCTCGGCTTACACTGCTCTCCCTTCTCCACTCCCCGACTCTTCTGTTATCACctcgcaggtgctgctgctttcctGTGTCTATCTCCTCTCCGTCTGGCCGTCAACACTCTCGTTTCGGGTGGGGGAGCATCGTTTTCCTTTCGttctgccgcggcgcggctgcacacGCTTTATACGAACGCCCGCACGAACTATTGAGCACATGCTCGCTAAGCCTCTCGGCTTGGGTTCCGGGGGTGCGCTGCGTCgcactgccggcgccgcggctggGGTCGCTTCGATGCAcccatcggcggcggctgtcgtCGCGTCGCGTCGCACGCACTCCAAGGTGACTCATCCGCCGCATCCTCCGCCCCGCCAGAACGATCGTGCACGCCAAGCTTCCGCGGGGCTGTCGCCGAGCAGTGACCTCTTTCCTGCGTTACCCTGCAGCGCACCCATGtcgctgtgcagctgcggctgcccgcACCCCACGAAGCCGACGCTTGACGTGCCCTCCATGTACTTCTCCACCACACCGGAGTTGCTGTGCAACCGCAACGTGTCGGAACCCTCGGCGAATGCGACTCCTACGAAGGAAAAGCTTGCCAACCTCGTTGGCGGCCGCCTTGTTCAGTCTGTGCAGCGtgagcagccgccgcgcggtAGCGGTAtccagccgctgctggactTCAACAAGCACTGGGCCGGCGAGATCGTGCAGCTGAACCCGGACTACTTTGTGGAGCTtgcgaagcagcagaagcCGCAGTACCTGTGGATCGGCTGCAGTGACAGCCGCGTGCCCGCCAACGAAATCGTCGGTCTCTACCCCGGCGACATCTTTGTTCACCGTAACATTGCGAACATCGTCTGCAACAGCGACCTCAACGCACTCGCTGTTATCCAGTACGCAATCGACTGCCTGAAAGTGGAACACGTGATTGTATCGGGGCATTACAAGTGCGGTGGCGTGACAGCCGCACTGCACGAGGACCGCGTGGGTCTTGCCGATCACTGGATCCTGCACGTGTCGGCCGTGAAGAAGCGTCACTGGCGGCGCATGCTCACTGAGCTTCCCACACGCAACCACCTCAACGCCCTGTGCGAGCTGAATGTCTTGGCGCAGATGGAGCACATCGTGGAGACGCACCTGATCCAGCGTGTATGGTCAAGGCGGAACGCAGAGGATGCCGCGGCGAAGCGCGAGAACCGCCCGTCGCAGAACAAGCCTGAGAACGAGGTGGAGATTCATGGTTGGGTATACGGGCTGGAGGATGGCTTGATTcggccgctgctgacgctgaaCCGCCGGTCaaacgcggagaaggagctgcacaACGCCGCTGATGCACTCTTCTGGCGCTACGGGCAGCTGTAGCTgctcctttcctcctctgcgcGCTCGCCTGCCGGCTGCTACGTGACGTGCGGTACATGCAGATGGAGAggcaggaggagagggccAGGAATTGTCCTTGGGGAAGGGGTGATCATGGATGGATGAGGTGGCGAGCTTGCGCGGGGGCAAGGGGGCGTTGCAtcggggcgacctgcgaccgtgTGCACACGCCTGCACACCGTCTGTGTGATGGGCGAAGCGTCAGCGTGGCTCGAACGCACGCCGCACGGCCCTCACACTGGCCACTGGTGGGGGCAGCCTGAGTGCCACGCCGAGGGGTgtgcaccaggggtggcgaccggcgcattgggggagcggctgtgaggccGACCTGCTCAGCGGGCATGTGAGCAGGGctcgaggcagaggcggtgctgagacgactgggtcggcgcattgctgtcgtgcgcgcgtgtctcgGGCTGCTTGGCGCCAGGCGGATGGGGCACCTgaggtggtgcgcggtgggcggagcagcacggcgtGGCGTTCGAGCTCGTGTCGCATGGTGGAGGGAACGTGTATGCCCGCTCTCTGGCAAGCAATAGGCACATCGTCTCATCACTTCTCCCCCTACTTCCCTGTTGGTGTTTCTCATCCTCTTCAGAAttgtgctgctgtctccgactcacgcacgcgcgcacgggCACAAGAACAAAATCAGCGAGGGCAACCAGCGAACGGGGAAGGATCGATGGTGCCGTTGTGCAaccttccccccttcccccgctcCGCTGTCGTTCTTCTCGTTATCACCATTGCCGCCATCATCCGCGTCATTCGCGGCGGTCCTCCACCTTCTCCCTCATCTCCCCAAATTTCTGTGCTGGTGCCTTCCCTTTCGTTCTCTGTTCTTCCGTTTGGCGAGTTCGTGGGGCCCCTCCGACGAAGATTCTGTAGATTtgcagccctccccctccccctcacacacacacgcgcacgcatccATCTTTGCCCGCATTGCTCtctcacatacacacatacacactaGAGAGCTCTAAAATGAAGGGCATCGGCCGCCAGTCGTTCCTCATTGTGTTTGACTTTGACCACACCATTGTCGACTGTAATACGGATGAGGTCATcccggcggcgctgggccGCCGCGATATGCAGCGGCGCATGATGCTGGAGAAGAATCGAATTCAGTGGACGAAGCTGATGGACACCATCATCGCGCCCTTCGACAAGGAGGAGCTgaggaaggcggcgcaggacAGTGTCACCATCGATCCGAAGATGCCCGAAGTCTTTCAGTATCTGAGAGATGCACAGAAGCAGTACGTCGTCGTGGCGCCTGGGTCAGCGTCACCTGGCgatgcgcgtgcggcggcggtgcaggacCACGTGCCGGGTTTTATAGAGATGAACATTGCCAGTGATTCAAACCTTCTGTTCATTGACGCGGCGCTCGATGCGCGCCTCCCGGGTGTGAAAGAGTGCATGTCGCAGATTCACAGCAACCCGTACTACGACCTGACCGCGCCTGGCGTGTCTCAGCATGCCGGCTTCGACGCTTGCTATGGCGCACACCGGCCGGCCGGCAGCCTCAACGTGAACGATGAGGCGGACCGTAACGCAATGCACAACCCGGGTATGACGCGCAagtcgcgcgtgtgctggtACGAGCCGTACGGCCACCAGTGTCAGTGCTGCCTCGCCGGCGGAAAGCCGAACATGTGCAAGTCCATTATCATCGAACGTCTGCTGCAGACCACGTCGCTCATCGATCCAACGCTCATCTTcatcggcgacggcgcgaaCGACTACTGCCCCGTGCTGAacgtgctgcggccgcgcgACTACATGTTCGCCCGCCGCGACTTTCCGATCCACCACATCCTCGCCGGTGCGCCGCATCCGGCATCCAGCAAgaacggcggcaccggcgacgtTGGCGGGTGCTGCCACATAGGCCTGTGGAGGAAcgctgcggagctgcgaGAGCTCTTCCAGGTTGCCATGGAGCACCCTGGCGCACGACTCCCGACGCTCGTGCGGTTCCGCGATGCGGCTGCAACGGAGTTCCGCTCTGTCACGATGGCAAAGCGCATACCATCCGTGCTGAGGCGTACTTTGGAGGATCTGCGCAACGCGTCCGCGGTGTCCGAGAAGGGACGCCAGCGTGTCATGGAGCTCATGCGCGATGTAGAGGCGAACGGcatggtgccgccgctgccgggtcaggcgtgcgtgccggcgtGGCTGCGCAACTACGCATACGTCTCTGAATACGACAACGTCAACGCCACTGATGTGGCACGGCGCGTGAGCCCGCCGGCGGCAAAGGGAAAGGAGCATCTGATGGTGCCGCGCTGGGGCCAGTTGCCGTGGCTGCATGGGGAGATCTACTTTTACCATTTGCTGTGGCAGTGCTTGATGATGCAGGACGTGGCCGAGGGGGCAGCGAAAGAGGACGCGACAGCCGCCGCGGGGACGGCGGCCACCTTCAACGTTGTTACTCAGCACGCCTTGCACAACCCGCTGTTCTCGCAGGAGTGCCGCGTTACGTCGACGCCGGGATTGGTCAGCCCGCCGGCGATCGCGCTGCAGAGCGCACGGAAcgtggcgccgctggtgtGCCGGCCTGCCTCGATCGCCGAGAGTGTCGTGGTACGGCGGGTGCAGCCCGGCAGCGATCGCCCCGCTAGGCAGGTGCCATACGCGGAGATGGTGCGGCAGCCGAGCGGCTGCGCCATCCCCCCAGCCGCAACGTTCTTCTCCCAATACCGCGACATCTTTGCCCACGAGAAGCACGATGTCTTGATGGACTTCTTGAAAGTACGCGTGGTGCCGATGCTGGCGTGCCAACCGTGGGGCGCAGATCGCGACTACGGCGGCATCTTGCTGCGGTGGATGCTCTGGGGTAATGGCATCGACCTCTCCATGTTCACGCTCGATCAGCTGGCCGACTCGCATGGCAaggcagcgggcggcgagGACAAGTCACACGCAGGCgatgtggcggcgctgcgggaggCCGAGAAGGCTGCGTCCCTGGCGCAGGATGCGAAGCTGGTTGGTAACGAGGTGGCCAAGGTGGAGGCCtacctgcagcggctgctggacCCTGACGACGCGTGCATCGGCACTCGTCAGGTGGACGTCGTCATGGACAACGTTGGCGTGGAGTGCATCTCTGACCTGTGCTTTGGTTTGTGGTACGTGAACCAGGCGGCCAAgctcggcgctgcggctgctgccggcagcgCGCGTGTTGTGTTTCACGTCAAGTCAATGCCGTACTACGTCTCCGACGTGACGCCGCGCGACTTCGACCTCACACTCGCCGCCTTAGAGGATTCCTACACAAGCGAGGCCTTCGAGCCGGATGCGGCGAAGCGGATGACGCTGAAAGCCGTGCTGGAGCCGTTCATTGCGCAGGTGCGGGACTGCTTCGCGCGTGGCACCTTCGCTGTCGACGCCGACACCGTGTGGACGCAGCCGTCCGAGTACCGAGacctgccgccgcgtgtGATAAACCTGTACTTCTTTACCCAGTGCGTGTCGGCACCGACTTCTGCTCGTGATGCTgccacggcgatggcggggtcgggtgtggctgcggcgctggccgACACGGCctgccccgcctcctcggcggccgGGCTCTACCGCATGAACAAGGCGCACGTCCAGGCCCGCAGCGGGTTGGTGCTCTTCAAGGGCGACCTTAACTACCGCCGCCTGGTTGGTGATCGCTACTGGAACCGCACCGACTTTTTGGCGacgctggcgaaggaggagaggcctGACCTGCGCAAGGCGCCAGAGAGCTACAGCGCAGCGGAGCAGTCCATCGTGGCGGAGTTGACGCAGGACACGCCGGCGACCGCGCTGATGGACGCACCGACCTTTGCCGAGGTGATGTCGGCATATTGGCCAACGCAGGTCGTTCCAGTGTGCTCGATCCGCACGATCAAGAGCGAGTGCTGTCTCGGCGTGCCTGGCGACGTGAAGGCGAGGCTGGACCAGGAGCTAGggctgccgtggcgcgtCAGCGGCACGTACGGAGAAATTCTTTTTGCGTGCTGAGGGCAGTCGCGGCCCCGGCGTATGGGCACCGTGACGGGTccaggaggtggagggcacGGGTGgtccgcgcgcgcgcgcaagtGAAGGACGCGCTCGATTCCTTGCATCCCTTCTCCGTCTTctcgcaccctcctccccccctcccccctcccccctccacgcacacacacggcgcgACTGATCGTCGTACGATGCGCCTGCCTTCTTCTCTGGTTGGATGTCGTCGGCATCCTCTCCCGCCTTCTGGGGGTGGCCAAGACGGGGAAGCTCAGCAAACGACGAggcccacccccacccactccTCATCGTCATCACTTGCCGAAAACGCAGAGGACCGCGCGGAACGCGGACAGGCACTTCCGCCTCCAAAagggagacgcacacgcgccatGCCCCTGCatggcgcgtgtgcgtgtgtgcagggccgctgctgccgcgcgactGTGGCTTTCGCGTCCCCCTGCTTGCTTAAGGGGTGTTGCTTCTCTCGTTACCGGATTCCTGACCTCTGTTCCGCCATGACGCATGCCCGTTGGAggcacgcgtgcgtctctctctctctctctcttcctctccgtATGCCGTTGGTCTTCATCTTACGAAAGAAACATGTCGTACGTGAGCAGGGGCGGGGGCGCGCTGTAATGGTGATGCACGCGACTTCCCCGCCACACCCCCTGCCGGATTCCTCGCCACCTCCCGGGCACCTTCCCCGATTTCTGGCCCtatcctcctctccctgcgTCATGGGCCTTTATGGATCGGCTGCCCGCCCACCCTTCATTCTCTTCATCTCGCTTGACGGCGAACACGTCTTCTCACTATTGTTCCTCCTCCCTGCTCTTGGCGTACGCGCTTCGGTCGTTGTTATGTGAAggatgatggcggcgccgaATCCCTGATTCGCCGGTCCGGTCACCAAGTtcatgcgcgcatgcgcacaatCATGAACTCACACAGATGCACACAGCTATCGTTTAGCAACCCTATCGCAGGAGAGCGCTGTCGACCGCGACTGCAACGGC from Leishmania major strain Friedlin complete genome, chromosome 6 includes:
- a CDS encoding putative carbonic anhydrase family protein encodes the protein MSLCSCGCPHPTKPTLDVPSMYFSTTPELLCNRNVSEPSANATPTKEKLANLVGGRLVQSVQREQPPRGSGIQPLLDFNKHWAGEIVQLNPDYFVELAKQQKPQYLWIGCSDSRVPANEIVGLYPGDIFVHRNIANIVCNSDLNALAVIQYAIDCLKVEHVIVSGHYKCGGVTAALHEDRVGLADHWILHVSAVKKRHWRRMLTELPTRNHLNALCELNVLAQMEHIVETHLIQRVWSRRNAEDAAAKRENRPSQNKPENEVEIHGWVYGLEDGLIRPLLTLNRRSNAEKELHNAADALFWRYGQL